In a single window of the Nitrospira sp. MA-1 genome:
- the lpxC gene encoding UDP-3-O-acyl-N-acetylglucosamine deacetylase, with product MRHQQTLETSSFVSGIGLHSGNPASIAIHPAPVNTGVVFVMKHNADQIQSCPAGISFLGQTDHCTTLQAGDFGIQTVEHVLSALAGLEIDNAYVELLGTEIPAADGSATPFVDMVYQSGILTQDVSRKYLKIVQPITVEDDHRSISVLPSALPQITYNIDFPHPLIQQQEYHHFCTPHEYSKNIAGARTFAFQKEVEFLWSRGLGLGGSLHNTVVFSDTGLVNDEDLRFSDECVRHKILDLIGDLSLLGIPVIGHFIAKCAGHALHTQLVQAIMHNPDKWIMLNAGETGKDGIFNGKNSSNSTIHLPELQPAFHAF from the coding sequence ATGCGTCATCAACAAACTCTCGAAACATCATCTTTTGTATCTGGCATTGGTCTGCATTCTGGCAACCCTGCCTCAATTGCCATTCACCCGGCTCCGGTTAACACCGGGGTGGTCTTTGTCATGAAGCATAATGCTGATCAAATTCAATCATGCCCTGCTGGCATTTCATTTTTGGGCCAGACAGATCATTGCACCACACTTCAAGCTGGTGATTTTGGCATACAGACGGTTGAGCATGTGTTAAGTGCACTAGCCGGCCTGGAAATCGATAATGCTTACGTGGAATTGCTTGGCACCGAAATCCCGGCAGCAGATGGAAGCGCCACACCATTTGTGGACATGGTTTACCAAAGCGGTATCCTCACTCAGGATGTATCACGCAAATACCTTAAAATTGTTCAACCAATCACTGTGGAAGACGATCACCGATCCATCAGTGTCCTTCCCTCGGCACTTCCCCAAATAACCTATAACATTGATTTCCCTCATCCCCTTATACAACAACAAGAATATCACCATTTTTGTACGCCTCATGAGTATAGTAAAAATATTGCCGGAGCCCGTACCTTTGCCTTTCAAAAAGAAGTCGAATTTTTATGGTCCCGAGGACTGGGGCTCGGGGGGTCACTACACAATACGGTCGTTTTTTCTGATACCGGATTGGTCAATGATGAGGACCTACGCTTTTCGGACGAATGCGTTCGCCATAAAATTCTCGATCTCATTGGCGACCTGTCGCTATTAGGAATTCCGGTTATTGGTCATTTCATTGCAAAATGCGCGGGACACGCGCTCCATACCCAATTGGTCCAAGCCATCATGCATAACCCTGACAAGTGGATTATGTTAAATGCTGGAGAAACCGGAAAGGATGGCATCTTCAACGGAAAGAATTCCTCCAATTCAACGATTCACCTACCGGAACTCCAACCTGCTTTTCATGCGTTCTGA
- a CDS encoding tRNA (adenine-N1)-methyltransferase — MKIFQSGERVHLIDKKERPYAVTLKAGEIFQHSGDRIAHDDIIGKPDGTVVQFSNGKLMVAVHPTLAEYTLKMPRGAQVIYPKDLAVIPMWADIYPGARVFEAGVGSGALTMALLRAVGDRGCVVSYEMREDFAATATKNIERFMGKVPNHFLQIRDAYEGIEIGEGTSSWRFDRVVLDLPEPWRVVPHAARALRSGGLYLSYVPTVPQVMQTVQALEQSRVFTMVQNFETLLRTWNIKGRSVRPDHRMVAHSGFITVARKVEKNIWQTEQSNTIEPESQSEDQLIKEDEYAGNGLDTP; from the coding sequence ATGAAAATTTTTCAATCTGGGGAACGGGTTCATTTAATCGACAAGAAAGAACGGCCGTATGCCGTCACACTGAAAGCCGGAGAAATCTTCCAACATAGTGGAGACCGGATTGCCCATGATGACATTATTGGAAAACCGGATGGTACTGTGGTCCAGTTTTCCAATGGAAAGTTAATGGTTGCCGTTCATCCAACATTAGCTGAGTATACCTTGAAAATGCCTCGAGGAGCTCAGGTGATTTATCCCAAAGACTTGGCCGTCATCCCAATGTGGGCTGATATTTATCCAGGCGCCAGGGTCTTTGAAGCTGGTGTAGGATCGGGAGCCTTAACCATGGCCCTTCTGCGTGCGGTGGGGGATCGGGGGTGTGTGGTGAGCTATGAAATGCGGGAGGATTTTGCGGCTACCGCTACGAAAAATATCGAACGGTTTATGGGAAAGGTTCCCAACCATTTTCTTCAGATTCGTGATGCCTATGAAGGTATCGAAATTGGGGAAGGGACGTCTTCCTGGAGGTTTGATCGGGTCGTGTTGGATCTTCCAGAGCCATGGAGGGTAGTTCCTCATGCCGCCAGGGCATTACGTTCGGGGGGGCTGTATCTGAGTTATGTCCCGACGGTGCCGCAGGTCATGCAAACGGTACAGGCTTTGGAGCAGAGCCGGGTTTTTACCATGGTTCAAAATTTTGAAACGTTATTGCGGACTTGGAACATTAAAGGCCGAAGTGTCCGGCCTGACCATCGTATGGTTGCCCATTCAGGTTTTATCACCGTGGCCAGAAAAGTCGAAAAAAATATTTGGCAAACGGAGCAATCGAATACTATCGAACCTGAATCCCAGTCAGAGGATCAACTCATCAAGGAGGATGAATATGCCGGCAATGGATTAGATACTCCCTGA
- a CDS encoding DUF6445 family protein, producing MSNYIRSDLLALNPHQTVSIQRVGLGQHQVVIVDDFYQYPEEILKIALNLPYTDRFELVGNFPGVRARLNYEHRKLVESLSALWGCPLFTFFSPQPVVFQGIKTDNYRLNVGQRQPHIDQDVTAMVYLNPVDSCAGGTGLYRHRPTGLERVPPIPDATIRQLANQLELSDEFFTSPEGYENFQNSMIFNPLFACRDNRYINDGNEYWELLKLIEMRPNRLMMFDGRCFHSQYIQSGHYNQAFRVNQVLYLSQKRKLP from the coding sequence ATGTCCAATTACATTCGCTCGGATCTTCTGGCCCTCAATCCACACCAAACAGTATCAATTCAACGCGTTGGACTGGGACAACATCAGGTCGTGATCGTAGATGATTTCTATCAATATCCTGAAGAAATCCTCAAAATCGCGTTAAACCTCCCCTATACGGACCGTTTCGAACTCGTAGGGAATTTTCCTGGAGTTCGAGCACGACTCAATTATGAGCACCGAAAATTGGTAGAATCGCTAAGCGCCCTTTGGGGATGCCCTCTCTTCACATTTTTTTCTCCCCAACCAGTCGTCTTTCAAGGTATCAAGACTGACAACTACCGACTAAACGTCGGGCAACGACAACCTCACATCGATCAGGATGTCACCGCCATGGTCTATCTTAATCCTGTAGATTCTTGTGCGGGTGGAACCGGGTTATATCGCCATCGACCGACAGGACTCGAACGGGTACCTCCGATACCGGACGCGACGATCCGACAGCTTGCGAACCAACTGGAACTGAGCGACGAATTTTTTACCAGCCCGGAAGGGTATGAAAACTTCCAAAACAGCATGATTTTCAATCCACTCTTCGCTTGTCGGGACAATAGGTATATCAACGACGGAAATGAATATTGGGAATTGCTGAAACTCATCGAAATGCGCCCAAACAGGTTGATGATGTTTGATGGTCGATGTTTTCATTCTCAGTATATCCAATCCGGCCACTACAACCAGGCCTTTCGGGTGAATCAAGTTCTGTATCTTAGTCAAAAAAGAAAATTGCCTTGA
- a CDS encoding response regulator has protein sequence MVGPVKTIIIADDEEDLRLLVQVTLENPSYRILTAVDGCAAMDAVCTHIPDLLILDWMMPGLDGCEVVRNIRLRSDTARIPIVMLTAKDGIDAREQMASLNLAGYLVKPFSPLELIQKVREVLAS, from the coding sequence ATGGTGGGTCCCGTAAAAACGATCATCATTGCCGATGATGAGGAAGATCTTAGGCTGTTGGTCCAAGTCACCCTTGAAAACCCCTCCTATCGGATTCTCACCGCAGTTGATGGTTGTGCAGCCATGGATGCAGTTTGCACTCACATACCCGATCTGTTGATTCTCGATTGGATGATGCCGGGTCTCGATGGGTGTGAGGTGGTGCGAAACATTCGCTTACGCTCCGATACGGCCAGAATTCCAATTGTTATGTTAACCGCGAAAGATGGGATAGATGCACGTGAGCAGATGGCTTCCCTTAACCTTGCAGGCTATTTGGTCAAGCCATTCAGCCCATTAGAGTTGATTCAAAAAGTTCGCGAGGTACTTGCCTCATGA
- a CDS encoding rhodanese-like domain-containing protein, with protein sequence MKRLFFSLTIALLFSGWWNLPIVTAEPYLLTVQQLKAGLEKSSQSKQKGFVLIDVRSPDEHMSGFIPGTDFNIDFREMQGRHRELNAKLDQHIVVYCQSGHRSNIAAETLMGLGYQNVYNVEGSMNAWTEAGYSIEHPK encoded by the coding sequence ATGAAACGTTTATTTTTCTCCCTAACAATCGCTCTTCTTTTCTCGGGATGGTGGAATCTCCCCATCGTTACTGCTGAGCCCTATCTTTTAACAGTTCAGCAACTTAAAGCAGGACTTGAAAAGTCTTCCCAGTCCAAACAAAAAGGATTTGTGCTCATCGACGTTCGGAGTCCGGACGAACATATGAGTGGCTTCATTCCCGGAACGGATTTCAATATCGATTTTCGAGAAATGCAAGGACGACACCGAGAGCTCAACGCGAAACTGGATCAGCACATCGTGGTGTACTGCCAATCCGGACACCGCAGCAATATTGCTGCCGAAACCTTAATGGGGTTGGGCTATCAGAATGTCTATAATGTGGAAGGAAGTATGAATGCCTGGACAGAAGCTGGATATTCTATTGAACACCCCAAGTAA
- a CDS encoding sigma-70 family RNA polymerase sigma factor has protein sequence MENQTVLDEPTEIELTTVKTEGIKPSGFGPALESLYFRSFGSRPLLNKDSEIELAKEIDQASRAIRLIIKQSLHLTQPLKKGPQRDGTIALLKETFALSGLSAPAIEKLKSVLLDLGQTYPSVHPSIQDLCQQLQKAKFQLEKAKSELVQRNLRLVVDIAKRYTGHGLAFLDLVQEGNIGLMKAAERFQYRKGFKFSTYATWWIRQGITRSLADQSRTIRVPVHLNEISNKIARASKRLTQQYARPVQLDDIGEALKLSVEKVHDTIQAFQDPISLETPVGDGETFLTDFIPDMGTLTPDGPVSRQETNQQVERILDSLTPREQMVIRLRFGIGQDEPWTLEEVGQSMSVTRERVRQIEAKALQKLKEPAMKDLLFSIK, from the coding sequence ATGGAAAACCAAACCGTTTTGGATGAGCCCACAGAGATCGAACTCACTACCGTAAAAACTGAGGGGATCAAGCCTTCGGGATTCGGGCCAGCTCTCGAATCACTATACTTCCGATCATTTGGCAGTCGGCCTCTTCTTAATAAGGATTCTGAAATCGAATTGGCGAAGGAAATTGATCAGGCGTCCAGAGCAATCCGGCTCATTATCAAGCAGAGCCTTCATCTCACACAGCCTTTAAAAAAGGGACCACAAAGGGATGGGACCATTGCTCTGCTTAAGGAAACATTTGCCTTAAGCGGCCTTTCGGCTCCAGCAATTGAAAAACTAAAATCTGTCTTGTTGGACTTAGGCCAAACCTATCCCTCAGTACACCCATCCATTCAGGATCTCTGTCAGCAACTTCAAAAAGCCAAATTCCAACTAGAAAAAGCGAAATCCGAACTCGTTCAGCGAAATCTTCGCCTGGTTGTCGACATCGCGAAACGCTATACGGGTCATGGCCTAGCCTTTCTGGACTTAGTCCAAGAAGGCAATATTGGGCTTATGAAGGCGGCAGAACGATTTCAATATCGCAAAGGATTTAAGTTCAGCACCTACGCCACGTGGTGGATTCGACAAGGGATTACCCGATCACTCGCTGACCAATCCAGAACCATTCGCGTTCCTGTCCATTTAAATGAAATCTCCAACAAGATAGCTCGCGCCTCAAAACGATTGACCCAACAGTATGCCCGCCCGGTTCAGTTGGATGACATTGGAGAAGCACTCAAATTGAGTGTGGAAAAAGTTCATGACACCATTCAAGCATTTCAGGATCCTATATCGCTAGAGACTCCGGTTGGAGATGGAGAAACCTTTCTCACAGACTTCATTCCTGATATGGGAACTTTGACGCCCGATGGACCTGTCTCGCGCCAGGAAACGAACCAACAAGTCGAACGGATCTTGGATTCCCTGACTCCAAGGGAACAAATGGTGATTCGCCTCCGTTTTGGCATTGGCCAGGACGAACCCTGGACCCTTGAAGAGGTCGGCCAAAGTATGTCCGTTACCCGTGAACGTGTCCGCCAAATTGAAGCCAAAGCCCTTCAAAAGTTAAAGGAACCTGCTATGAAGGATTTGTTATTTTCCATTAAGTAA
- a CDS encoding HD domain-containing protein, with protein MRKGKPAEDGIPSSSLMGHSKDEASQESATGKLQAARLQLMAYAKDLKQMLEQEGQKTQQLKKAHAQMLAYARDLKLSLEAEQRKNSELEQAYADTILRLARASRYKDEETGAHIERLSHYSHSLALAIGWDQPRARCLFAVAPMHDVGKIGVPDAVLGKQGPLTEEEWQSIKQHPLLGASLLDGSTSPLLEMAKEVALTHHERWDGSGYPRGLKGTQIPLTGRIVMLCDLYDALRSRRPYKAAFTHAKTCDIILNGNDRTKPTHFDPLLLEAFREMHQNFNGIYSTVAEN; from the coding sequence ATGAGGAAGGGTAAGCCCGCGGAGGATGGGATTCCTTCTTCATCCTTAATGGGTCATTCAAAGGACGAAGCTTCCCAAGAATCTGCCACAGGGAAACTTCAGGCGGCTCGCTTGCAGCTCATGGCCTATGCCAAAGATCTCAAGCAGATGTTGGAACAGGAAGGTCAGAAAACCCAACAGCTTAAAAAAGCTCATGCCCAAATGCTTGCCTACGCCAGGGACCTTAAACTGTCATTGGAAGCAGAACAACGGAAGAATAGTGAATTGGAGCAGGCCTATGCCGATACTATTCTTCGCTTAGCCCGTGCGTCACGCTATAAAGATGAGGAAACCGGTGCGCATATTGAACGATTAAGCCATTACTCGCATTCGCTTGCGTTGGCTATTGGCTGGGATCAGCCACGCGCTCGTTGCTTATTTGCGGTTGCTCCAATGCATGATGTTGGGAAAATTGGGGTGCCAGATGCTGTGCTTGGCAAGCAGGGGCCATTGACGGAAGAAGAATGGCAATCGATTAAGCAACATCCTTTGTTGGGAGCGAGTCTATTGGATGGCTCGACGTCTCCCTTGCTAGAGATGGCTAAAGAAGTCGCGCTGACTCACCATGAACGTTGGGATGGAAGTGGATATCCTCGAGGTCTAAAGGGAACACAGATTCCCCTAACCGGGCGGATTGTGATGCTGTGTGACCTTTACGATGCTTTACGGAGTCGACGACCGTACAAAGCAGCGTTTACCCATGCGAAGACATGCGACATCATTTTGAACGGGAACGACCGTACAAAGCCGACACATTTTGATCCACTTCTTTTGGAAGCCTTTCGGGAGATGCACCAGAACTTTAACGGCATCTATTCCACCGTGGCGGAAAACTAA
- a CDS encoding TrkA family potassium uptake protein, whose amino-acid sequence MKRLFTVIGLGRFGYSVAQGLVTKGCEVLAIDKDEEKIQAISDIATFAVQCDATDERALKAVSAQNVDVAVVSIGENIEASILIVQTLKEMGVKSIVAKAVAPIQGKILMNLGVDEVIYPERDAAVRLAHRLVSPSVLEYLELAPGFSVEEVSVSESLSGLSLEDVKLRGQHNLNVIGIKKQVTRMVKGRMMKEEIFNFTPKPDDVIEKGDVLVMIGREEDLDRFCNNV is encoded by the coding sequence ATGAAACGCCTTTTCACAGTCATTGGCCTTGGGCGCTTCGGCTATAGCGTTGCACAAGGATTGGTTACCAAAGGATGCGAAGTACTTGCCATCGACAAGGATGAGGAAAAAATCCAGGCGATCAGTGACATTGCCACCTTCGCTGTCCAATGCGATGCGACTGATGAACGAGCGTTAAAAGCGGTAAGCGCGCAAAACGTCGATGTCGCAGTCGTCAGTATCGGTGAAAACATTGAGGCTAGCATCCTTATTGTTCAAACACTCAAGGAAATGGGGGTAAAATCTATTGTGGCCAAAGCCGTGGCCCCAATTCAGGGAAAAATTCTAATGAATCTGGGGGTTGATGAGGTTATCTATCCCGAACGGGATGCGGCCGTCCGTCTCGCCCACCGCCTGGTTTCCCCCAGCGTACTTGAATACTTAGAGTTGGCTCCGGGCTTCAGTGTGGAGGAAGTGTCCGTTTCAGAGAGCTTGTCCGGATTAAGTCTCGAGGATGTTAAATTACGCGGACAGCATAACTTGAATGTGATTGGGATAAAAAAACAAGTTACCAGGATGGTCAAAGGACGTATGATGAAAGAAGAAATCTTTAATTTCACTCCCAAACCGGATGACGTCATTGAAAAAGGTGATGTGCTGGTTATGATTGGCCGGGAAGAAGATTTAGACCGTTTTTGCAATAACGTGTAA
- a CDS encoding pyridoxal-dependent decarboxylase, which produces MGAIYRNVLEQIRMAFPQPVSDRVHDSYFVHSIMRAVEAVDAMKSERPILGERGELDYHTARLSRLAEKGSSVEAVTQELVQYCSGLTVWGHPRTQQNVVPPVTISSLIGVLLASLYNPNLAWDEYSHRVGLAEVEVVGMMAQLLGYDSELAGGMFTFGGTGTTLYGMKLGLEKSLPGSMEHGIREDAVVFASDSSHYCRYNIAGWLGLGSHNLITIPTTIHNEINLKVLREQAVQALQSGRKIVGMIATLGTTDAFGLDDLQGMVTLRNELVQEFSLPYCPHIHADAVIGWAWSVFTDYPFEANPLGFRPRTVRALAGACKKIRHLSLADSIGIDFHKPGFVPYISSLILVRQKEDLDLLQRPPDQMPYLYQFGEQRPGMYTLETSRSGGGVLAALANLKLFGKEGLRVIIGHIVEMAQLLREHLESHECMTVVNRDNFGPVTLFRVYPEGVDTFQIKEAEMHDVAFRDILLEHNAFNRKVFDFVHQEGMAGRGVILSLTDCYRHTDYGEPIVALKSFILSPFVDENNVEAVVNKVLEARKLLTLS; this is translated from the coding sequence ATGGGAGCTATATATAGAAACGTCTTAGAGCAGATTCGCATGGCCTTTCCTCAGCCGGTGTCTGACCGAGTCCATGATTCCTATTTTGTTCATAGCATCATGAGGGCCGTTGAAGCAGTGGATGCCATGAAGAGTGAGCGACCGATTCTCGGTGAGCGTGGTGAATTGGATTATCACACGGCTCGGCTTAGCCGGTTAGCTGAAAAGGGCAGCAGTGTTGAGGCTGTCACCCAGGAGTTGGTGCAGTATTGTTCGGGGCTCACTGTCTGGGGGCACCCCCGGACACAGCAAAATGTTGTTCCCCCCGTCACGATCTCTTCTCTAATTGGTGTGTTGCTCGCTTCACTCTATAACCCGAATTTGGCGTGGGATGAATATAGTCATCGGGTGGGTTTAGCTGAAGTAGAAGTGGTCGGGATGATGGCTCAATTATTAGGCTATGATTCTGAGCTAGCCGGGGGGATGTTTACTTTTGGCGGAACGGGAACCACGCTGTACGGCATGAAATTAGGCTTGGAAAAATCACTCCCTGGTTCCATGGAGCATGGGATTCGTGAAGATGCGGTGGTGTTTGCAAGCGATAGTAGTCATTATTGTCGTTACAATATTGCAGGGTGGTTGGGGTTGGGGAGTCATAATCTTATAACCATTCCTACCACTATTCACAATGAGATCAATCTCAAGGTGCTTCGGGAGCAAGCTGTACAGGCCTTACAATCGGGTCGAAAAATTGTCGGCATGATCGCCACGCTGGGGACAACGGATGCATTCGGGCTGGATGATCTCCAAGGTATGGTGACGTTGCGGAATGAACTCGTCCAGGAGTTTTCTCTGCCTTATTGTCCCCATATTCATGCGGATGCAGTCATTGGATGGGCATGGTCCGTCTTTACCGACTATCCCTTTGAAGCGAATCCGTTAGGGTTCCGTCCTCGGACTGTGCGGGCCTTGGCTGGAGCCTGCAAAAAAATTCGACATCTCTCTTTGGCAGATTCAATTGGAATTGATTTTCATAAGCCAGGGTTTGTCCCCTATATTTCAAGCTTAATTCTCGTTCGGCAAAAAGAAGATCTCGATTTGCTACAACGTCCCCCGGATCAGATGCCCTATCTGTACCAATTTGGTGAACAGCGGCCCGGCATGTATACCTTGGAGACATCACGATCGGGTGGGGGAGTGCTTGCTGCCCTGGCAAACTTAAAATTGTTTGGGAAAGAAGGGCTGCGAGTCATCATTGGCCATATTGTAGAAATGGCGCAACTTTTGAGGGAGCACCTGGAGAGTCATGAATGTATGACGGTGGTCAACCGGGATAACTTTGGCCCCGTCACTCTCTTTCGGGTGTATCCCGAAGGGGTGGACACATTCCAGATAAAGGAAGCGGAGATGCATGATGTCGCGTTCCGTGACATTCTGTTGGAACACAATGCGTTCAATCGAAAGGTTTTTGATTTTGTGCATCAGGAAGGCATGGCCGGGCGTGGAGTAATCCTCTCATTGACAGATTGCTACCGTCATACCGATTATGGGGAACCAATCGTGGCCTTGAAATCATTTATTCTTTCGCCCTTTGTGGATGAAAACAATGTGGAAGCGGTGGTTAATAAGGTGTTAGAGGCCAGAAAGTTGCTGACGTTGTCCTAA
- a CDS encoding POT family MFS transporter, which translates to MKKHEYRTEPMTTASMPSGVLHLVVNEGAERFSYYGMRSILVVFMTGMLLNTQGSLDPMGEAEAKSYFHLFASAVYFFPFLGAILADAFLGKYKTIILLSLVYCGGHVVLALDHTRFGLLLGLILIAIGSGGIKPCVSANLGDQFGIANAHLLTKAFAWFYFAINVGAFGSVMLTPWLLEHYGPGLAFGVPGILMFVATIIFWSGRTHYVHISPDRAGVLQALSSPQVWRAIGKLAGIYVFVAFFWSLYDQTASAWVLQAQHMNRVWMGIEWLPSQIQAVNPVLIILFIPLFTYVVYPVLNRIVLLTSLRKMALGFFMTAGAFLISAYIEQQIELGMKPAIGWQLLAFVVITAAEVMVSITCLEFSYTQAPLKLKSLLMGLFLLSVSLGNGFTSFVNFWIQNADGTVALTGPDYYWFFAGVMFLVACLFLLVVKGYEEETYLQGTGQG; encoded by the coding sequence ATGAAAAAACATGAATATCGAACAGAACCCATGACCACGGCTTCCATGCCATCGGGGGTCCTGCATTTAGTTGTCAATGAAGGCGCTGAGCGATTTAGTTACTATGGCATGCGTTCCATTCTGGTCGTGTTTATGACCGGGATGTTACTGAATACCCAGGGAAGCCTGGATCCCATGGGCGAGGCTGAAGCAAAAAGTTATTTCCATCTGTTTGCCTCGGCAGTGTACTTTTTCCCGTTTTTGGGAGCGATCTTGGCCGATGCCTTTTTGGGGAAATATAAAACGATCATTCTTCTTTCTTTGGTGTATTGTGGGGGGCACGTCGTTTTGGCTCTCGATCACACCCGATTCGGCCTACTTCTTGGGTTGATTTTGATTGCGATCGGCTCCGGGGGCATTAAGCCCTGTGTATCAGCGAATCTGGGGGATCAGTTTGGTATTGCCAATGCGCATCTTTTAACCAAGGCTTTTGCCTGGTTTTACTTCGCCATCAACGTCGGAGCTTTTGGGTCTGTAATGCTGACCCCATGGCTTTTGGAGCATTATGGCCCGGGTCTAGCCTTTGGGGTGCCTGGCATCTTGATGTTTGTGGCCACCATCATTTTTTGGTCTGGCCGGACTCACTATGTCCATATTTCTCCGGACCGGGCAGGGGTGCTTCAAGCGCTTTCAAGCCCACAGGTCTGGCGAGCGATTGGAAAGTTGGCGGGGATTTATGTGTTTGTCGCATTTTTTTGGTCTCTCTATGACCAAACGGCTTCAGCATGGGTTCTTCAGGCCCAACACATGAACCGTGTTTGGATGGGTATTGAATGGTTGCCTTCCCAAATTCAGGCAGTGAATCCCGTCTTGATCATTCTGTTTATTCCTTTGTTTACCTATGTGGTCTATCCGGTTTTGAATAGAATAGTCCTCCTCACATCATTGAGAAAGATGGCCTTGGGCTTTTTTATGACGGCTGGGGCTTTTCTGATCTCAGCCTATATTGAGCAACAGATTGAATTGGGGATGAAGCCAGCAATTGGCTGGCAGTTATTGGCCTTCGTGGTGATTACGGCTGCGGAAGTCATGGTGTCTATTACCTGTCTCGAATTTTCCTATACCCAGGCTCCACTTAAACTCAAATCGCTTCTCATGGGCTTGTTTTTGCTTTCGGTGTCTTTAGGAAACGGGTTTACCTCCTTTGTGAATTTCTGGATTCAGAATGCAGATGGGACTGTTGCGTTGACCGGTCCCGACTACTATTGGTTTTTTGCGGGCGTCATGTTTCTTGTGGCCTGCTTGTTTCTTTTGGTGGTAAAAGGTTACGAGGAAGAAACGTATTTGCAGGGAACAGGACAGGGATGA
- a CDS encoding cell envelope biogenesis protein OmpA: MPHSHFQSFIVSLSISSVCILGFGCSGPRPVLYPNDHLQQVGPDRAEQDIEECKQLAEDYVPEHEASTVAGNTAVGAGAGGAVGAVSGALRGGVGIGAAIGAATGATIGFIRGLFQASQPTPAHQAFVNRCLSERGYDSIGWE, from the coding sequence ATGCCCCATTCCCATTTTCAGTCCTTTATTGTCTCTCTTAGCATCTCTAGTGTCTGCATTCTAGGCTTTGGGTGTTCTGGCCCTCGCCCGGTCCTCTATCCCAACGATCATCTTCAACAAGTTGGCCCCGATCGAGCTGAACAGGACATTGAGGAATGCAAACAGCTTGCAGAGGATTATGTCCCAGAACACGAAGCCTCGACAGTGGCCGGGAATACTGCCGTTGGGGCGGGAGCAGGGGGTGCCGTCGGAGCAGTCAGTGGCGCCCTTCGAGGAGGAGTGGGTATTGGAGCAGCCATAGGTGCCGCGACAGGTGCGACCATTGGCTTTATTCGTGGCTTATTCCAGGCTTCGCAACCCACACCAGCCCACCAGGCGTTCGTCAACCGATGTCTTTCGGAACGAGGTTACGATTCGATTGGTTGGGAATAG
- the pyrE gene encoding orotate phosphoribosyltransferase → MSYKLPMPKNALIQAFHQLEAFKWNQQEGFRLASGKTSPYYVDCRIVLAHPHSRHLVAQLAYHRLKSLDFTLIGGLEIGAIPLATCISDFGYRADPQREWRTFVVRKQPKDHGLGKLIEGTIHPGETALVVDDVLTTGGSLVKAAESARAQGLIVTHGLVVVDRSGNEGKSHLAHMGIQLLPLLTLEDLRQTSPSTR, encoded by the coding sequence ATGTCCTATAAACTTCCTATGCCCAAAAATGCCCTCATTCAGGCCTTCCATCAGCTGGAAGCCTTCAAATGGAATCAGCAAGAAGGCTTTCGCCTCGCCTCAGGGAAAACCAGCCCCTATTATGTTGACTGTCGTATTGTATTGGCTCATCCGCACTCACGTCATCTTGTGGCTCAATTAGCCTATCACCGGCTTAAATCCTTAGATTTCACGCTTATTGGCGGGTTGGAAATCGGAGCGATTCCCCTGGCCACCTGCATTTCGGATTTTGGCTATAGAGCCGATCCACAGCGGGAATGGCGAACGTTCGTCGTACGCAAACAACCTAAGGATCATGGATTGGGCAAATTAATTGAAGGCACTATTCATCCCGGGGAAACAGCTTTAGTGGTCGACGATGTCTTAACAACAGGCGGATCATTGGTAAAGGCCGCAGAATCAGCTCGCGCTCAGGGCTTAATTGTGACACATGGGTTAGTAGTTGTGGATCGATCCGGAAATGAAGGGAAAAGCCATCTGGCCCACATGGGCATTCAATTGCTCCCCCTTCTCACCTTGGAAGATTTAAGACAAACTTCTCCTTCCACCCGGTAA